One genomic segment of Methanothermococcus okinawensis IH1 includes these proteins:
- a CDS encoding beta-propeller domain-containing protein: MCVYNSNNENGNAMNNTTINSEFKMVPANETTFKEFINKSTDHSYSYGYPNMIGGFSTSSRGEIKALSTTEAISNSNSANRYSETNVQVKGIDEADIVKTNGNYIYYSPERYPIVRYSTKYYYPMEVENHIY, encoded by the coding sequence GTGTGTGTATACAATAGTAATAATGAAAACGGAAATGCAATGAATAATACTACAATTAATAGCGAATTTAAGATGGTTCCAGCAAATGAAACCACATTTAAGGAATTTATTAATAAATCAACAGACCATAGTTATAGTTATGGATATCCAAATATGATTGGTGGTTTTAGCACTTCATCGAGAGGAGAAATAAAAGCTTTATCTACAACAGAGGCTATTTCAAATTCCAATAGTGCGAATAGATATTCTGAAACCAATGTGCAGGTAAAAGGCATAGATGAGGCAGATATAGTAAAAACCAATGGAAATTATATCTATTATTCACCAGAAAGATATCCTATTGTAAGATACAGCACCAAATATTATTATCCTATGGAAGTAGAGAATCATATATATTAA
- a CDS encoding homoserine kinase: MKMVKVCSPGTSANLGPGYDVFGLALYEPYDTITVMKTDDSNDNDNKITITMEGEKCEEIPTDVDKNTAGVVAKKMMEDFDISDNIHIHIEKGIKPGSGLGSSSASCAGIAVAMNELFDLKLSKLELTQYASLGEAVAAGAPHADNVAPAIFGGFTMVVGYEPLEILHTPVEFEVLVALPNIQIPTKEARELVPKNIPIKDMVNNVGKACGMVYALHTNNIELFGKYMMHDAVVEPCRAPLIEGYSEVKEKVKDLVYGITISGSGPAIISLPKKEHILEVKKIFKETWNCPIYYTKVGPGAYVLESK, translated from the coding sequence ATGAAAATGGTTAAAGTATGCTCCCCTGGGACTTCTGCAAATTTAGGACCTGGTTATGATGTTTTTGGATTGGCACTTTATGAACCCTACGATACAATTACCGTTATGAAAACAGATGATAGTAACGACAATGATAATAAAATAACCATAACTATGGAAGGAGAAAAATGCGAAGAAATACCAACTGATGTTGATAAAAACACAGCAGGAGTTGTAGCTAAAAAAATGATGGAAGATTTTGATATATCCGACAATATACATATACATATCGAAAAGGGTATAAAACCTGGAAGTGGATTGGGAAGCAGTTCCGCATCCTGTGCGGGTATTGCTGTGGCAATGAATGAATTGTTTGATTTAAAACTTTCAAAATTAGAGCTCACCCAATATGCATCATTAGGTGAAGCTGTTGCCGCAGGAGCCCCACACGCAGACAATGTTGCACCAGCAATATTTGGTGGATTCACAATGGTTGTTGGTTATGAACCCTTAGAAATACTCCATACTCCCGTAGAATTTGAAGTATTGGTGGCTCTTCCAAATATACAAATACCTACAAAAGAAGCTAGGGAACTTGTTCCAAAAAATATTCCTATAAAAGACATGGTAAATAATGTAGGAAAGGCATGTGGAATGGTTTATGCACTTCACACAAATAATATAGAGCTCTTTGGAAAATATATGATGCATGACGCCGTGGTTGAACCATGCCGAGCTCCGTTAATTGAGGGCTATTCAGAGGTTAAAGAAAAGGTTAAAGATTTAGTATATGGCATCACCATAAGTGGTTCAGGTCCCGCAATAATATCCTTACCTAAAAAGGAACATATCTTAGAAGTTAAAAAAATATTTAAAGAAACATGGAATTGCCCGATATACTACACAAAAGTAGGTCCTGGGGCTTATGTATTGGAATCTAAATAA
- a CDS encoding 7-carboxy-7-deazaguanine synthase QueE, which produces MISEIFSSIMGEGKFIGRRYIFVRFKGCPLNCIYCDEHVKDNLICRVEEIPGSGEFKEYDDINDNDKLIDVINKLKTPDLFAISFTGGEPLLYADKIKEYSKILHNLGYKTHLESNGMYPDRITFFDYASIDIKLLEHFVNMDIETYTKLYKNELKSIKKLYDLGSDVYAKVVIMGNTNPKVVENIAKDLSDIGDIMLCIQPVSSCLNIKTTPTNKKLLDIMELCGAHLKDNVICTSQMHKYLGML; this is translated from the coding sequence TTGATTAGTGAGATATTTTCATCTATAATGGGGGAAGGAAAGTTTATTGGAAGAAGATATATTTTTGTTAGATTTAAGGGATGCCCTCTGAACTGTATATATTGTGATGAACATGTAAAAGATAACCTGATATGTAGGGTTGAAGAGATTCCCGGAAGTGGGGAGTTTAAGGAATATGACGATATAAATGATAATGATAAATTAATCGATGTTATAAACAAATTAAAAACCCCTGATTTGTTTGCAATATCATTTACAGGGGGAGAACCTTTGTTATATGCAGATAAAATAAAAGAATATTCCAAAATCCTTCATAATTTAGGTTATAAAACTCATTTGGAAAGCAACGGTATGTATCCAGATAGAATAACCTTTTTTGACTATGCTTCAATAGATATAAAGCTTTTAGAACATTTTGTTAATATGGATATTGAAACTTATACTAAACTTTATAAAAACGAGTTAAAATCTATAAAAAAATTGTATGATTTAGGTTCTGATGTATATGCAAAGGTAGTAATCATGGGAAATACAAATCCAAAGGTTGTAGAAAATATTGCAAAGGATTTATCGGATATTGGGGATATTATGCTATGCATACAACCAGTGAGCTCATGTTTAAATATAAAAACCACACCTACCAATAAGAAGTTATTAGATATTATGGAATTGTGCGGAGCTCATCTAAAAGACAATGTAATTTGCACCTCACAGATGCACAAATATTTAGGTATGCTTTAA
- a CDS encoding TRAM domain-containing protein — protein sequence MVFGEYRQNERNVPVVEGKEYDVTIEDVGRGGDGIARIEGFVIFVPNTTKGETLTVKITSVKQKFAFAERL from the coding sequence ATGGTTTTTGGCGAATACAGACAAAATGAAAGAAATGTTCCTGTTGTTGAAGGAAAAGAATATGATGTAACAATTGAAGATGTAGGAAGAGGGGGTGACGGAATAGCAAGAATCGAAGGATTCGTTATTTTCGTCCCTAACACTACAAAAGGAGAAACACTCACAGTTAAAATCACATCAGTAAAACAAAAATTTGCTTTTGCTGAAAGATTATAA
- a CDS encoding DUF2226 domain-containing protein: MSTNIIEGTFVKMGKNCEELTKNLQNFNGYLRLSIKRDYGFEEGYIFLENSMPVGYYYSYNNTELFGNRAIEYIEEMKKNNNCIVELYQYDLDKLKLMKDLFKEMFLNKPEPKVEPKVEEKIFRDMDKDVLCKYQKIVLNIPSGKPLKMGITGGCEEYKEYLEDYRLLDVFKKDSDGKFKRAHIIYHNKEPILAYYEDNNGVLFGNCACDFIKELLNDSDVVIDIYEYNIEKINILTEYYPHSKLKEDSSKDENKNESNGEDLDEFIYKLSEKKEISPTNKDNEEKDNEPLNKEELLKKLGINAPSDDTIDNIIQNVVVPDAYELKNIENEINEKISEFLKNQEDIQDFLIDISVEYNQGYICNCKIKLKPKKKFGLIKKDVNVQYIKDGIYNILNNYIINMDSKVSIELL, from the coding sequence ATGAGTACCAATATTATCGAAGGAACCTTTGTAAAAATGGGTAAAAATTGTGAAGAATTAACTAAAAACTTACAGAATTTTAATGGATATCTAAGATTATCAATAAAAAGGGATTATGGTTTTGAAGAGGGTTATATTTTTTTGGAAAATAGTATGCCTGTGGGTTATTATTACAGCTATAACAATACCGAGTTATTTGGAAACAGGGCAATTGAATATATTGAAGAAATGAAAAAAAATAATAACTGCATTGTAGAACTTTATCAATATGATTTAGATAAATTAAAACTTATGAAAGATTTGTTTAAAGAAATGTTTTTGAATAAACCAGAACCAAAAGTAGAACCAAAAGTAGAAGAAAAAATATTTAGGGATATGGATAAAGATGTATTATGCAAATATCAAAAAATAGTATTAAATATCCCTTCTGGAAAACCTTTAAAAATGGGAATAACAGGAGGATGTGAAGAATACAAAGAATATTTAGAAGATTATAGATTATTGGATGTATTTAAAAAAGATAGTGATGGTAAATTTAAAAGAGCTCATATAATATACCACAACAAAGAGCCCATTTTAGCTTATTATGAGGATAACAATGGAGTATTATTTGGAAATTGTGCATGTGATTTTATTAAAGAATTATTAAATGATTCAGATGTGGTTATAGATATATATGAGTATAATATTGAAAAAATAAATATATTAACAGAGTATTATCCACATAGTAAATTAAAAGAAGACAGTTCAAAGGATGAAAATAAAAATGAGTCAAATGGGGAAGATTTAGATGAGTTTATATATAAATTATCTGAAAAGAAAGAAATAAGCCCTACTAATAAGGATAATGAAGAAAAAGATAATGAACCTTTAAATAAAGAAGAACTTCTAAAAAAACTGGGAATAAATGCACCAAGTGATGATACAATAGATAATATTATTCAGAATGTTGTAGTTCCCGATGCATATGAATTAAAAAATATTGAGAACGAGATAAATGAGAAAATCTCAGAATTCTTAAAAAATCAAGAAGACATTCAAGATTTTTTAATAGATATTTCAGTGGAATACAATCAAGGATATATCTGTAATTGTAAAATTAAATTAAAACCTAAAAAGAAATTTGGACTTATTAAAAAGGATGTGAATGTGCAGTATATAAAGGATGGGATATATAATATATTAAACAATTATATTATAAATATGGATTCAAAAGTATCTATTGAATTACTGTAA
- the larB gene encoding nickel pincer cofactor biosynthesis protein LarB has product MREILTKFRNGELSLNEAEKKLKLFYLDEVEKLYNLDFNRKNRTGVPEVVYGKGKETEDIANILFKLAEDNGTALATRVNDIEGVMKSLNNIKDIDKYYNIGINNIAKTIALTKKNYKIKSIGKIGIITAGTSDIPVAEEAKEAAKIMGCDVLTAYDVGIAGIHRITKPLKKMVDEDVYCIIVIAGMEGALPSVVSSLVDVPVIGVPTSTGYGIKETPLLTMLHSCTPGLAVVNMDNGFGAGIFAGLIGYNIYKRLNIQ; this is encoded by the coding sequence ATGAGAGAGATTCTTACAAAATTTAGAAATGGAGAATTAAGTTTAAATGAAGCAGAAAAAAAATTAAAATTATTTTATCTTGATGAAGTAGAGAAGCTATATAATTTGGATTTTAACAGGAAAAATAGAACAGGAGTTCCAGAAGTAGTATATGGAAAAGGAAAAGAAACAGAGGATATTGCAAATATTCTTTTTAAACTTGCAGAAGATAATGGCACAGCACTTGCAACAAGAGTAAATGATATTGAAGGAGTAATGAAATCGTTAAATAATATAAAAGATATCGATAAATATTACAATATTGGAATTAATAACATAGCAAAAACAATAGCTCTTACAAAAAAGAATTATAAAATAAAAAGTATTGGAAAGATTGGAATAATTACAGCAGGAACATCTGACATACCTGTGGCTGAAGAGGCAAAAGAAGCGGCAAAAATCATGGGATGTGATGTTTTAACGGCTTATGATGTTGGAATTGCAGGCATACATAGAATTACAAAGCCTTTAAAAAAAATGGTAGATGAGGATGTATATTGCATAATTGTAATTGCAGGAATGGAAGGAGCTCTGCCCTCGGTAGTATCATCTCTTGTAGATGTTCCAGTTATTGGAGTTCCAACCTCAACAGGATATGGTATAAAAGAAACTCCTCTTCTTACAATGCTTCACTCCTGTACTCCTGGACTTGCAGTAGTAAATATGGATAACGGTTTTGGTGCTGGAATATTTGCAGGGTTGATAGGTTATAATATATACAAGAGGTTAAATATTCAATGA
- a CDS encoding D-aminoacyl-tRNA deacylase produces the protein MKYLLIYSTKDLAGMNIKNNLNKLNLQELEKDIYFFETDKNLTELSQKDIPNNHDYSYYIFLSRHRSESKRPTFTVHTSGNLTKDNSHGGNIEEVCPCDAVLNSILLKNIYKHKLNEKELNNFEISFEAVHHGPTDLNVPSVFVEIGSSEKEWAIEKAGEIMAKSVMDSIISIKSRNYENLDKVIGFGGGHYAPRFTKLVLLNKCYVGYIVPKYAKISENMLKQICTKQKFDYILFDWKGLNSEDRKRYIEFFEKNNIPWKKVKDLC, from the coding sequence ATGAAATACCTATTGATATACTCCACAAAGGATTTGGCAGGAATGAATATCAAAAACAATCTAAATAAATTAAATTTACAGGAATTGGAAAAAGATATATACTTTTTTGAAACTGATAAAAATCTCACCGAGCTCTCACAAAAAGATATTCCTAATAATCATGATTACAGTTATTATATATTTCTATCAAGGCATAGAAGTGAAAGCAAAAGACCAACATTTACCGTCCATACATCTGGAAATTTAACCAAAGATAATTCACATGGCGGTAATATTGAAGAGGTATGCCCCTGTGATGCAGTTTTAAATTCTATTTTGCTTAAAAATATTTATAAACACAAATTAAATGAGAAAGAGCTTAATAATTTTGAAATATCCTTTGAAGCTGTTCATCATGGACCTACTGATTTAAATGTCCCGTCGGTATTTGTTGAAATTGGGAGCTCCGAAAAAGAATGGGCAATTGAGAAAGCTGGGGAAATAATGGCAAAATCTGTTATGGATAGTATAATATCCATTAAAAGTCGCAATTATGAAAATTTGGATAAAGTTATTGGATTCGGTGGAGGACATTATGCCCCGAGATTCACTAAATTGGTATTGTTAAATAAATGTTATGTAGGATATATTGTTCCAAAATATGCCAAAATTTCTGAGAATATGCTTAAACAAATATGCACTAAACAGAAATTTGATTATATATTATTTGATTGGAAAGGTCTCAACAGTGAAGACAGAAAAAGATATATTGAATTCTTTGAAAAAAATAACATTCCATGGAAAAAAGTTAAGGATTTGTGTTAA
- a CDS encoding glycosyltransferase family 2 protein, with amino-acid sequence MDKNNVYVVIPAYNEEKMIGNTLKKLKSEGYKNIIVVDDGSKDNTYNIAKEEGVIVCRHIINRGLGGALGTGLKCALEYNPKVIVTFDADGQHDPKDIEKVAKPILDENYDVVIGSRLMDENELRNMPKIKRIGNLGLNFLTYLMGGHFVTDSQSGLRAFSTNAAKTIIKQLKSNKYEVSSEFIVLIKRNNLKFKEVPIKTIYTEYSMARGTNIITGFKILLKLIIHKLV; translated from the coding sequence ATGGACAAAAATAATGTATATGTGGTGATTCCAGCATACAATGAAGAAAAAATGATAGGCAATACTTTAAAAAAATTGAAGAGTGAAGGCTATAAAAATATAATTGTTGTAGATGATGGAAGTAAAGATAACACCTACAACATAGCAAAAGAAGAGGGGGTTATTGTTTGCAGACATATTATAAACAGGGGTTTGGGCGGAGCTCTGGGAACTGGATTAAAATGTGCATTGGAATATAATCCAAAGGTAATTGTTACATTTGATGCCGATGGACAGCATGACCCAAAAGACATTGAAAAGGTTGCAAAACCTATTCTGGATGAAAATTATGATGTTGTAATTGGAAGCAGACTAATGGATGAAAATGAACTAAGAAATATGCCAAAAATAAAAAGAATAGGAAATTTAGGGCTGAATTTTTTAACATACTTGATGGGGGGACATTTTGTCACAGATAGTCAAAGTGGTTTAAGGGCATTTTCAACGAATGCTGCAAAAACAATAATAAAACAGTTAAAAAGTAATAAATATGAGGTTTCTTCTGAATTTATTGTTTTAATAAAAAGAAATAATTTGAAATTTAAGGAAGTTCCTATAAAAACTATATATACAGAATACTCTATGGCTAGGGGAACAAATATCATTACTGGATTTAAAATACTTTTAAAGCTCATAATTCATAAATTGGTTTAA
- the feoB gene encoding ferrous iron transport protein B: protein MGNADGNKRIVALTGQPNVGKTTLFNSLTGMRQEIGNWPGVTVEKKEGLLKYNNKEFKVVDLPGIYSLMSNSIDQKIARDFILENEDAIIVDVIDTPNINRNLYLTLQLIELGKSPILCLNLIDEAEKYGITVDEKKLSERLGGLPVIKMSGRYNVGIDELKKEIYEYKPKKPCKITYSKLLEDAIEKIVEKIDSYKDLKLSDKFKSVPKRWLAISLLEGDPEVLEEFKAFNELLTFVKNIKDDIENNIKHDVESYVVEQRYQKSDEILKDIMTDSQLHEDIDTIILHPFYGFVIFGIIMYLMYSFVFGIGDFFSNYIDIFFGYVGDYLTKILPPIYAGFIVDGALSGVGAVLEFFPQILLIMFSLAILEDCGYLSRVAALMNGIMSKIGLGGKAFIPFIISFGCNVPGLMATRFMSSHKERLITLLVAPLVPCSARFVIIGFMASAFFSQYTALFTLGILAIVFMLLGIVSYLLSKLIIKGESEDFIFELPPYRTPDWKNILKITWERSKEFLKKAGTVIVAGSLLFYWLLNYPSINNSYGIVIGKILEHITLWMGIDWRGAVSLMFGIVAKELVVSTMNIVYGGHISTALTPLKAFVFTLVSVLYIPCLATVATQYAETRSLKWTLFAITYNLSLATVVGIIVYNIGKLLGF, encoded by the coding sequence ATGGGCAATGCTGATGGCAATAAACGAATAGTGGCATTAACAGGTCAGCCAAATGTTGGAAAAACTACATTATTTAACTCATTAACTGGGATGAGGCAGGAAATAGGGAACTGGCCAGGGGTGACTGTTGAAAAAAAGGAAGGTTTGTTAAAATACAACAATAAAGAATTTAAAGTAGTGGATTTACCTGGAATATATTCATTAATGTCTAATTCCATAGACCAGAAGATAGCCAGAGATTTTATACTTGAAAATGAGGATGCTATAATTGTGGATGTAATTGATACTCCAAATATTAACAGGAATTTATATTTAACACTACAACTTATAGAGCTCGGGAAATCACCAATATTATGTTTAAACCTTATAGATGAGGCTGAAAAATATGGAATAACCGTGGATGAAAAAAAGCTAAGTGAAAGATTAGGGGGATTACCAGTTATAAAAATGTCTGGAAGGTATAATGTAGGAATAGATGAGCTGAAAAAAGAAATTTATGAATATAAACCTAAAAAACCTTGCAAAATTACATATTCCAAACTTTTGGAGGATGCAATTGAAAAAATTGTTGAAAAAATAGATTCGTATAAGGATTTAAAATTAAGTGATAAATTCAAATCTGTTCCAAAAAGATGGCTTGCAATATCCTTGCTTGAAGGAGACCCCGAGGTTTTGGAAGAATTTAAAGCATTTAACGAATTATTAACATTTGTAAAAAATATAAAGGATGATATTGAAAATAATATAAAACATGATGTTGAGAGTTATGTTGTTGAACAGAGGTATCAGAAATCTGACGAAATTTTAAAGGATATAATGACTGATAGCCAACTGCATGAGGATATCGATACAATAATACTCCATCCCTTTTATGGCTTTGTAATTTTTGGAATTATCATGTATTTAATGTACAGTTTTGTATTTGGAATTGGTGATTTTTTCTCCAATTATATCGATATATTCTTTGGATATGTTGGCGATTATTTAACAAAGATACTTCCCCCAATATATGCTGGATTTATAGTGGATGGTGCATTGTCAGGGGTTGGTGCAGTGTTGGAATTCTTTCCGCAAATATTATTAATCATGTTTTCTCTTGCAATACTGGAAGATTGCGGATATTTATCAAGAGTGGCAGCTCTTATGAATGGTATAATGTCTAAAATAGGACTTGGTGGGAAGGCATTTATTCCATTTATAATAAGTTTTGGGTGTAATGTTCCCGGATTAATGGCTACAAGATTTATGTCAAGTCATAAAGAGAGACTTATTACTTTACTTGTAGCTCCGCTTGTTCCCTGCTCGGCAAGATTTGTTATAATAGGATTTATGGCTTCGGCATTTTTTTCACAATATACCGCTTTATTTACCCTCGGGATATTGGCAATCGTATTTATGCTGTTGGGTATAGTCTCATATCTCCTGAGTAAATTAATAATAAAAGGAGAATCTGAGGATTTTATATTTGAATTGCCACCGTATAGAACGCCTGACTGGAAAAATATTTTAAAAATAACATGGGAAAGAAGCAAAGAATTCTTAAAAAAAGCGGGAACAGTTATTGTGGCAGGTTCTCTTTTATTTTACTGGCTACTGAATTATCCAAGTATTAATAATAGTTATGGAATTGTTATAGGCAAGATATTGGAGCATATTACCTTATGGATGGGCATTGATTGGAGAGGGGCTGTTTCTTTAATGTTTGGAATTGTAGCAAAGGAGCTCGTAGTATCCACAATGAATATTGTTTATGGGGGGCATATAAGCACAGCATTAACACCATTAAAGGCATTTGTTTTCACACTTGTATCGGTTCTTTATATTCCATGTTTGGCAACAGTGGCTACTCAATATGCAGAAACAAGAAGTTTAAAATGGACTTTATTCGCTATAACATACAACCTTTCTCTTGCTACGGTGGTTGGTATTATTGTGTATAATATTGGAAAACTTCTTGGATTTTAA
- a CDS encoding FeoA family protein produces MESLSNKNPGTYTVVKIIRPCNKFHELGIIPGSKITVISSNKRGPLLIRIGNCKMAIGRGMADAILVE; encoded by the coding sequence ATGGAAAGTCTTTCAAATAAAAACCCTGGTACATATACTGTTGTAAAAATAATAAGACCTTGCAATAAATTTCACGAGCTCGGTATAATTCCAGGTTCCAAAATAACGGTGATATCTTCAAACAAAAGAGGACCACTTCTTATAAGGATAGGAAATTGTAAAATGGCGATAGGGAGAGGCATGGCTGATGCTATACTTGTGGAATAA
- the rpiA gene encoding ribose-5-phosphate isomerase RpiA produces MAKSSLKSSSNVENAKFRVAKEAANLVKDGMIVGLGSGTTANLFIDELGRRVAEEELSVFGIPTSFESRMLAIQYGIPLVSLDEYGEIDIAIDGADEVDKKSLCLIKGGGGCHTLEKIIDYCAKEFVVMVDENKIVDSLGDKTPVPLEVLPIAYSTVLNELLKRNAAPSIRMADRKMGPVITDNGNMIIDVFIDLKNPEETEKELNSIPGVVENGIFTKVDKILVGSPKKVKILSK; encoded by the coding sequence ATGGCAAAAAGTAGTTTAAAATCATCATCAAATGTGGAAAACGCAAAATTTAGGGTAGCAAAAGAAGCCGCTAATCTTGTAAAGGATGGCATGATTGTAGGTCTTGGTTCAGGCACTACTGCAAATCTGTTTATAGATGAGTTAGGAAGAAGAGTGGCAGAAGAGGAATTAAGTGTATTTGGAATACCTACATCTTTTGAATCTAGGATGTTAGCTATTCAATATGGTATTCCATTGGTTTCACTTGATGAATATGGAGAAATAGATATTGCCATTGATGGTGCTGATGAAGTAGATAAGAAATCACTCTGCCTTATAAAAGGGGGCGGAGGTTGTCACACACTAGAAAAAATAATAGACTATTGTGCAAAGGAATTTGTAGTTATGGTAGATGAAAATAAGATTGTAGATTCATTGGGTGATAAAACACCAGTCCCATTGGAAGTTTTGCCTATTGCATATTCCACTGTTTTAAATGAATTATTAAAAAGAAATGCTGCACCCTCAATAAGGATGGCCGATAGAAAAATGGGTCCTGTAATTACAGATAATGGAAATATGATTATAGATGTATTCATCGATTTAAAAAACCCAGAAGAAACTGAAAAAGAATTGAATAGTATTCCTGGGGTTGTAGAAAATGGAATATTCACAAAAGTAGATAAAATTCTTGTTGGAAGTCCTAAAAAGGTCAAGATATTAAGTAAGTAA
- the hisF gene encoding imidazole glycerol phosphate synthase subunit HisF: MLTKRIIPCLDIKEGRVVKGTNFVELKDAGDPVELSKIYNEQGADELVFLDITASYEKRDILIDLVERTAEQVFIPLTVGGGIRTVDDFRKILRAGADKISINTAAVKNPELIKNASEIFGSQCVVVAIDVKRNYIDKDKLESKELGDKNIIKIDNKYCWFEVYIYGGRKGTGIDAINWSKEVEELGAGEILLTSMDADGTKNGYDIPLTKSVSASVKLPVIASGGCGALEHVYDAFEYGKADAALMASILHYREYTIQEIKEYLLKKNIPVRL, translated from the coding sequence GTGCTAACAAAAAGAATTATTCCATGTTTAGATATAAAGGAAGGAAGAGTTGTAAAAGGAACAAATTTTGTTGAGTTGAAGGATGCTGGTGACCCAGTAGAGCTCTCAAAAATATACAATGAACAAGGTGCAGATGAGCTCGTATTTTTGGACATTACGGCATCTTATGAAAAAAGGGATATATTGATTGATTTAGTTGAAAGGACCGCAGAGCAGGTATTTATCCCCTTAACTGTTGGTGGAGGTATAAGAACCGTTGATGATTTTAGAAAAATACTTAGAGCAGGAGCTGATAAGATATCGATAAACACTGCTGCGGTTAAAAATCCAGAACTTATCAAGAATGCCAGTGAAATATTCGGTTCTCAGTGTGTGGTTGTTGCCATCGATGTAAAGAGAAACTACATAGATAAGGATAAACTTGAATCCAAAGAATTGGGGGATAAAAATATTATAAAGATTGATAATAAATACTGCTGGTTTGAAGTTTATATATACGGTGGTAGAAAGGGAACTGGTATTGATGCTATAAATTGGAGTAAAGAAGTGGAGGAGCTCGGTGCAGGAGAGATACTATTAACCAGTATGGATGCAGATGGAACAAAAAATGGTTATGATATCCCATTAACAAAATCCGTATCCGCAAGTGTAAAACTTCCAGTAATAGCAAGTGGAGGTTGCGGAGCTCTTGAACATGTCTATGATGCATTTGAATATGGAAAGGCAGATGCAGCACTAATGGCTTCAATATTGCATTATAGGGAATATACTATCCAAGAGATAAAAGAATATTTATTAAAAAAGAATATTCCTGTTAGATTATAA
- a CDS encoding MinD/ParA family ATP-binding protein gives MKLGFYNIQGGTGKTTIAANMAYYISDRIKTIYIDCDVYGGTGALLFGLENEPNTLNTYLDGECGLNDIIHEYNNLSIIACDTTPNAFNTDMDQKKFLDVIKFADENYDVVILDLPPNITENNLLFSSENIFNKIIIVAEDSIPGIANTLKTIELLNALSIEIVGIIVNKDRGIVDFEGILDNVVAIIPYDKKVEYQWLDGVPIVEKKSSFSKELSFLADELTESYIEKDLATLRALKIAKEFRGSIIGKDENNGKDIDKF, from the coding sequence ATGAAATTAGGATTTTATAATATCCAAGGAGGGACTGGAAAAACCACCATTGCTGCAAATATGGCATATTATATTAGCGATAGGATAAAAACTATATATATAGACTGTGATGTATATGGAGGAACTGGTGCATTGTTATTTGGACTCGAAAATGAGCCTAATACATTAAATACATATCTTGATGGAGAATGTGGTTTGAATGATATTATTCATGAATACAATAATTTATCCATTATTGCTTGTGATACAACCCCAAATGCCTTTAATACAGATATGGACCAGAAAAAATTTTTAGATGTTATAAAATTCGCAGATGAAAACTATGATGTAGTTATACTAGATTTACCTCCTAATATAACCGAAAATAATCTGCTATTTTCCAGTGAGAACATATTTAACAAAATAATAATAGTGGCAGAGGACAGCATTCCGGGAATTGCAAATACCCTAAAAACTATTGAATTATTAAATGCTCTTAGTATTGAAATTGTTGGTATTATTGTAAATAAGGACAGGGGCATTGTGGATTTTGAGGGAATATTGGATAATGTCGTGGCCATTATTCCATATGATAAAAAAGTTGAATATCAATGGTTGGATGGAGTTCCAATTGTGGAAAAAAAATCATCATTTAGTAAAGAGCTAAGTTTTTTGGCGGATGAGCTAACTGAATCATATATAGAAAAAGATTTGGCTACACTAAGGGCTCTAAAAATAGCAAAGGAATTTAGGGGTTCAATTATTGGAAAGGATGAGAACAATGGTAAAGATATAGATAAATTTTAA